The Triticum aestivum cultivar Chinese Spring chromosome 3A, IWGSC CS RefSeq v2.1, whole genome shotgun sequence genome includes a region encoding these proteins:
- the LOC123057524 gene encoding uncharacterized protein, whose product MDPPNRIPPQRFDMRLHGIDSGRATGVQLLGCRHGRLFILPWQRAELIVIAPITGKKLCLAVPSKFKGDCYLDGAVLCAAADHGHVHGNCHSSPFKVVLLSTSTYHSGPQPAFACVYSSKTGTGIWSDLISTPTPYQLHGAYIHGSLIGNSLYWMCGQGRYIFEFGLDGQSLALITAAPRINDGRHNYDQREIIQMVDGVVGLAILSPCYRSIQMWRWKVNCHGDTKWVLCKSIEMNSINGMPPGVKGEIPKLVFRLRYAEDTGDIFIYAGWSVYMVQLKSMKSWKLCETLYVTRHHPFKSFYMPGPRNSARSCRRRSCTPLLASPLEVTRRSGSCLVWRSTPTSTSTCSANGEFQTMERSGSLWLSLQPA is encoded by the exons ATGGACCCTCCCAACCGCATTCCTCCTCAGCGCTTCGACATGCGACTCCACGGCATTGACAGTGGCCGTGCCACGGGGGTCCAACTGCTCGGGTGCCGCCACGGTCGCCTCTTCATCTTGCCCTGGCAGCGGGCAGAGCTTATTGTAATTGCTCCCATCACCGGCAAGAAGCTCTGCCTGGCCGTTCCGTCCAAGTTCAAGGGGGACTGCTACCTTGATGGGGCGGTGCTCTGCGCCGCTGCTGACCATGGCCACGTGCATGGAAACTGCCACTCAAGCCCATTCAAGGTGGTCTTGCTGTCGACAAGCACCTACCATAGTGGTCCACAGCCCGCCTTTGCATGTGTTTACTCCTCGAAGACTGGCACTGGCATATGGAGCGATCTCATCTCAACGCCGACTCCATATCAGCTTCATGGCGCTTATATTCATGGGTCACTTATTGGTAACTCACTTTACTGGATGTGCGGGCAAGGAAGGTACATATTTGAGTTTGGTTTGGATGGTCAGAGCCTAGCTTTGATCACAGCGGCTCCCAGAATAAATGATGGCCGCCACAACTATGACCAACGTGAGATCATCCAGATGGTGGATGGTGTTGTTGGTCTTGCCATATTGTCTCCCTGTTACCGTAGCATTCAAATGTGGCGGTGGAAGGTCAATTGTCATGGTGATACCAAATGGGTGCTGTGCAAGTCCATTGAAATGAATAGCATTAATGGGATGCCTCCTGGGGTTAAAGGAGAGATCCCAAAGTTGGTATTTAGACTGAGATATGCTGAGGATACTGGTGATATATTTATATATGCGGGCTGGAGTGTCTATATGGTTCAACTCAAGTCGATGAAATCTTggaaactttgtgaaaccctataTGTTACTCGTCATCATCCTTTCAAGAGTTTCTATATGCCAG gcccaaggaactctgcccgctcctgcaggagaagaagctgtacacctttgttggcttctccattggaggtgacaaggagaagcggaagttgtctggtttggagatcaaccccgacaagtacgtcgacatgcagcgcaaatggagagttccaaacaatggaaagaagtGGCAGTCTTTGGCTGAGTTTGCAGCCAGCCTAA